Below is a genomic region from Brassica rapa cultivar Chiifu-401-42 chromosome A08, CAAS_Brap_v3.01, whole genome shotgun sequence.
TTGCGTAATGTTCTCTATCAGTGCTTTCTTGAGTTTGATCTGAGTATATTATTACTTTTTGAGTAAAATCATTaataccaaaaagaaaagtagAAAATATATGTTACTTATAATTCTAATAAAAGTAAAAAGTTTTTAAATACCGCAAAGCATCATGTCACTCGTTGATCTTAAAGCTTTGATACGTTACATAACCCTTTTAAAAGacttcatatttttatttactaggATAAAGTCGACTTACTAGGATAAAGtcgatttacaaaaaaaaacattgtaagaTATATATCAAACAATTTTAATATAGAGATAAATCCATGTTGtgccataaataaaataataaataaatatcccAGCCCTAAAATAGTCATTtaacctcctcctcttcctcttcttattAAATTCCCAAATAAATTCCTCAGAAAGAAGGTTATAGATTTGTCTCTGTGTCCGAAAACTAAATCAAAAAAGTAAACACAAATTTGCTCTCCAAGGGgagaaaagaaaagcaaaaaaaGCCGATCTTGGGCTTTTCTCTTCTCAGACTCTCTCACCGCCGGCGAAGCTGATTCATATTCACAATGGAGGGAATACAGAATCCGATACACCGCACTGTCGAAGAGGTGTTCAGCGACTTCAAGGGTCGTAGAGCTGGTCTCCTCAAGGCTCTCACTACAGGTCCACCTCTCGCTTGAATCTCTGTTTCCTTGAATCTGTAAAGCTTATCTCTTTCTCGGAGATTTTTGTATAGATTCGccaaagtttgaatctttttgaTGTGATTTGATGACGGTTTCTAGGTTTATTCAtgcttttgtgtttttttttttgcagatggGCAGAAGTTTTTCCTTCAGTGTGACCCTGGTGAGTTCTTGTATTCACTATTGATTCTTCTCTGGTTGGTTTCAAAGAGTGTTTGTGTGAGAGTCTTTTGAAGTAGTTGAGAGATTAATCGCCTCCTGGTCTTGAATTAGGGAAAACTTTTCAGATGGTCAATGCATGTTTTTGCTTTCAATACTTCTTTGTTTCTATGTTTTAGTTTGTTCAACAGATTGGATACTCTTATGTGTTAATGCTCTGCTTGGGTTTTTCTTCTTTATGgtgattctgttttttttttttaatttgtgcaGAGAAGGAAAACTTGTGTCTTTATGGACTTCCTAATGAGACGTGGGAGGTTAACCTTCCTGTTGATGAGGTCCCTCCTGAGCTTCCTGAACCAGCTTTGGGCATCAACTTTGCAAGAGACGGGATGCCAGAGAAAGACTGGATTACTTTGGTTGCTGTTCACAGTGACTCGTGGCTCATCTCTGTTGCGTTTTACTTCGGTGCCCGTTTCGGTTTTGGTAAAAACGAGAGGTAACATTCCTTCTCTGCTCACTGTTCTTATACACATGTTTGTTAGAGATGCAATGACCATTATGGTAGCTGCAATCTTCTAGCATCCTAGTTGTTGCTTTTAGTAGAAACAATCTCTGCTAGTGGTGTTGTGAATTAGTTTTGTTGAGATATAAAAAATGCAAAGTTCATGTGAACTTCTAGTTCTTTCTCTTGGATTTAAGTTTGCTATAAAGTCAAAGAACAGTGTTTGTTTTCTGATACTATTACAGTCAAACAGTTTATAGTTGTGTTGTCTGACTCTGAGCTTATTGAATTTGTTTCAGGAAGAGGCTCTTCCAGATGATAAATGAACTCCCAACCATTTTCGAGCTTATAACTGGCAATGCAAAGCAATCCAAGGATCAATCTGCTAACCACAACAGTAGCAGAAGCAAGTCTAGTGGTGTCAAGGTATAATATATACTTAGTAGCTTCTGTTCTCTCCATTATTCGAGTCATATCTATCTATGTTAACTCTGTCTTCTTGCAGCCTCGTCAATCTGAGTCTCACACCAAGGCTTCAAAGATGTCTCCACCACCAAGAGAAGACGATGAGAGCGGGGAAGATGAGGAGGATGATGAGCAAGGTGCGGTTTGCGGTGCGTGTGGAGACAACTATGATGACTTCTGGATATGTTGTGATGCTTGTGAGAAATGGTTCCAT
It encodes:
- the LOC103836071 gene encoding PHD finger protein ALFIN-LIKE 7, with the translated sequence MEGIQNPIHRTVEEVFSDFKGRRAGLLKALTTDGQKFFLQCDPEKENLCLYGLPNETWEVNLPVDEVPPELPEPALGINFARDGMPEKDWITLVAVHSDSWLISVAFYFGARFGFGKNERKRLFQMINELPTIFELITGNAKQSKDQSANHNSSRSKSSGVKPRQSESHTKASKMSPPPREDDESGEDEEDDEQGAVCGACGDNYDDFWICCDACEKWFHGKCVKITPAKAEHIKHYKCPTCSTNKKMRA